In Chitinophaga varians, the following are encoded in one genomic region:
- a CDS encoding EVE domain-containing protein, whose protein sequence is MNYWLVKSEPFKYSWDQFVKDKKTFWDGVRNYQARNNLKAMKKGDQVLFYHSNEGLAVVGIAEVAKEHYQDPTTPDPNWVVVDLKPVKKLKVPVTLAEMKAEKRLADLSLIRQGRLSVCDVTKDQFDVILEMGGMK, encoded by the coding sequence ATGAACTATTGGCTTGTCAAATCGGAACCTTTCAAGTATTCGTGGGACCAGTTTGTAAAAGATAAAAAGACCTTCTGGGACGGCGTGCGCAATTACCAGGCACGCAATAACCTGAAGGCCATGAAAAAAGGCGACCAGGTACTGTTCTACCACAGCAACGAAGGCCTCGCCGTAGTGGGGATCGCTGAAGTGGCCAAAGAACATTACCAGGACCCTACCACACCAGACCCAAACTGGGTAGTGGTAGACCTGAAGCCGGTCAAAAAGCTGAAGGTGCCCGTTACCCTCGCTGAAATGAAAGCAGAAAAAAGGCTTGCCGACCTTTCGCTGATCCGCCAGGGGCGCCTGTCGGTATGCGACGTTACCAAAGATCAGTTTGACGTGATCCTGGAAATGGGAGGCATGAAATAG
- a CDS encoding (Fe-S)-binding protein: MMNVQLFIPCFVDQLFPETAFNMVKVLEKLGCNVMYNPEQTCCGQPAYNAGYQDECRSVATKFVKDFKTFDYIVAPSGSCTGFVRNYYSKLFDNSAAHNDVKLLRKNLYEFTEFLTDVLHVTDLGATLNGVGTYHDACGALRECGIKEGPRKLLEKVKGLELKEMNDCEVCCGFGGTFSVKFEPISVGMGEQKVNNAVNSGADYLISTDLSCLMHLDGYIRKHGTPIKVMHIADVLASGW, from the coding sequence ATGATGAATGTACAGTTATTTATACCATGTTTCGTAGACCAGCTGTTTCCGGAAACCGCTTTCAATATGGTGAAAGTACTGGAGAAGCTCGGATGTAACGTGATGTATAACCCGGAGCAGACCTGCTGTGGCCAGCCTGCCTATAATGCCGGTTATCAGGATGAATGCAGATCAGTAGCCACCAAATTTGTTAAAGACTTCAAGACTTTCGATTATATCGTGGCCCCCAGCGGCTCCTGTACAGGGTTTGTCCGCAATTACTACAGCAAACTGTTTGATAATTCCGCCGCTCATAACGACGTGAAACTGTTGCGCAAAAACCTCTACGAATTCACCGAATTCCTCACAGACGTCTTGCATGTAACAGACCTCGGCGCTACGCTCAACGGAGTGGGCACCTATCACGACGCCTGCGGCGCTTTGCGCGAATGCGGCATCAAGGAAGGACCCCGTAAACTGCTGGAAAAAGTAAAAGGCCTGGAGCTGAAAGAAATGAATGATTGTGAAGTCTGCTGCGGGTTTGGCGGTACTTTCTCGGTCAAGTTTGAACCCATCTCTGTAGGAATGGGGGAGCAGAAGGTAAACAACGCCGTCAACAGCGGCGCCGATTACCTCATCTCCACCGACCTTTCCTGCCTGATGCACCTCGATGGCTATATCCGTAAACACGGTACTCCTATTAAAGTGATGCACATCGCCGATGTACTGGCGAGTGGATGGTAA
- the ribH gene encoding 6,7-dimethyl-8-ribityllumazine synthase, with protein MSDYNKSLLNDTGILNLEDASVVMVYTEWNDTIVNELVAGCERSLQQYKVSKTNKIVVPGAFELPYACKQYWENTKGTGQQPGAIIAFGCVIRGETPHFDYVCKAVTEGILQLNLQLPVPVIFGILTVDNEQQALDRLGGAHGHKGEEAAITALKMIALQRDLARGV; from the coding sequence ATGTCTGATTACAATAAAAGCTTGTTAAATGATACTGGCATTCTCAACCTGGAGGATGCCAGTGTTGTTATGGTGTATACCGAATGGAATGACACTATCGTCAACGAACTGGTAGCCGGTTGCGAAAGATCACTGCAACAATACAAGGTGTCCAAAACCAATAAAATCGTAGTGCCGGGCGCGTTTGAACTGCCTTACGCCTGCAAACAATATTGGGAAAACACCAAAGGCACCGGTCAGCAACCTGGCGCTATTATTGCTTTCGGTTGCGTGATCCGCGGCGAAACCCCGCATTTTGACTATGTGTGCAAAGCTGTTACAGAAGGTATCCTGCAACTGAACCTTCAACTGCCCGTTCCCGTTATATTCGGTATATTGACGGTCGATAACGAGCAGCAGGCCCTCGACAGACTGGGCGGAGCGCACGGCCATAAAGGGGAGGAAGCTGCCATCACCGCATTAAAGATGATCGCGTTACAAAGAGACCTGGCGAGAGGAGTTTAG
- a CDS encoding tetratricopeptide repeat protein: MAETKDKATTPQPATNFDLEQSMHKAEDFFVKNKNVITIAVLAVVVGVGGFFAYNRFVKQPNENKAQEMIFHAQNYFAVDSFKLALNGDGNNYGFLQVVNKYGGTKAGNLAKYSAGVCYIRMGEYQKGIDMLKSFSSDDLLLQPTALGLIGDAYMELNKTAEGIESYKKAGHYNDNELTAPVYLFRAGMALEKAGKAQEAISIYKEIKEKFPLTNEGREMDKYLARLGDVRN, encoded by the coding sequence ATGGCAGAAACTAAAGATAAAGCCACCACGCCGCAACCTGCAACAAATTTTGACCTGGAACAGTCCATGCACAAGGCGGAAGACTTCTTCGTTAAAAATAAAAATGTCATTACTATTGCTGTGCTGGCAGTAGTAGTGGGGGTAGGCGGTTTCTTCGCCTATAACCGTTTCGTTAAACAACCCAACGAAAACAAAGCCCAGGAAATGATCTTCCACGCGCAGAACTACTTTGCAGTGGATTCCTTCAAACTGGCGCTGAATGGCGATGGTAACAACTACGGTTTCTTACAGGTAGTAAACAAATACGGCGGCACCAAAGCCGGTAATCTCGCAAAATACAGCGCTGGCGTATGCTACATCCGTATGGGCGAATACCAGAAAGGTATCGACATGCTGAAATCCTTTAGCTCAGACGATCTGCTGCTACAGCCTACTGCACTGGGCCTGATCGGTGACGCTTATATGGAGCTCAACAAAACCGCTGAAGGTATCGAATCCTATAAAAAAGCAGGTCACTACAATGATAATGAGCTGACTGCCCCTGTTTACCTGTTCCGCGCCGGCATGGCCCTGGAAAAAGCAGGTAAGGCACAGGAAGCCATCTCTATCTATAAAGAAATTAAAGAGAAATTCCCCCTCACCAACGAAGGCCGTGAAATGGACAAGTACCTGGCGAGACTGGGAGACGTAAGGAATTAA
- the pdhA gene encoding pyruvate dehydrogenase (acetyl-transferring) E1 component subunit alpha, with protein MQTKTDVKTKFTKETYLYWYELMLLLRRFEEKTGQLYGMQKIRGFCHLYIGQEAIAAGAMTATKPEDKFITAYRDHALAIAKGISAKACMAEMYGKATGCSKGKGGSMHFFSKEHNFFGGHGIVGAQIGTGAGLALAEQYQGTDNVVLCFFGDGAARQGMLHETFNMAMTWKLPVIFICENNMYAMGTSVERTSNVLDIYKLADAYEMPADSIDGMSCEAVHEGVERAVKRARENGGPTLLEIKTYRYRGHSMSDPAKYRTKEELEEYKQKDPINQVLSVIEKNKWATEAEIEAINDRVKAEVEECVQFAEESPWPSDDELLKDVYVQQDYPFIVD; from the coding sequence GTGCAAACTAAAACAGACGTGAAGACGAAATTCACCAAAGAGACATATCTGTACTGGTATGAATTGATGCTTTTGCTGCGCCGCTTTGAAGAAAAGACAGGCCAATTGTACGGAATGCAAAAAATCCGTGGCTTTTGTCACCTGTACATCGGTCAGGAGGCAATTGCTGCTGGTGCAATGACTGCGACGAAACCGGAAGATAAATTTATCACCGCGTACCGTGACCACGCTTTGGCAATTGCCAAGGGTATTTCTGCCAAGGCTTGTATGGCGGAGATGTATGGTAAAGCAACCGGATGTTCAAAAGGTAAGGGAGGTAGTATGCACTTCTTCTCCAAAGAGCACAACTTCTTTGGCGGTCATGGTATCGTAGGCGCCCAGATTGGCACCGGTGCGGGCCTGGCGCTGGCGGAGCAGTACCAGGGTACTGACAATGTGGTGCTGTGTTTCTTCGGTGACGGTGCCGCCCGTCAGGGTATGCTCCATGAAACCTTTAACATGGCGATGACCTGGAAACTGCCGGTGATCTTTATTTGTGAAAACAACATGTACGCCATGGGTACTTCAGTAGAACGTACCTCCAACGTACTGGATATCTATAAGCTCGCTGACGCGTACGAAATGCCGGCCGATTCTATCGACGGTATGAGCTGTGAAGCGGTACACGAAGGTGTGGAAAGAGCGGTAAAACGTGCCCGCGAAAATGGCGGCCCAACCCTGTTGGAAATCAAAACTTACCGTTACCGTGGCCACTCCATGAGCGACCCCGCTAAATACCGCACTAAAGAGGAACTGGAAGAGTACAAACAGAAAGATCCGATTAACCAGGTGTTGAGCGTTATTGAGAAAAACAAATGGGCTACTGAAGCTGAAATTGAAGCGATCAACGACCGTGTGAAAGCGGAAGTGGAAGAATGCGTTCAGTTCGCTGAAGAATCCCCCTGGCCGTCTGACGATGAGCTGCTGAAAGACGTTTATGTGCAGCAGGATTATCCTTTCATCGTTGACTAA
- the recF gene encoding DNA replication/repair protein RecF (All proteins in this family for which functions are known are DNA-binding proteins that assist the filamentation of RecA onto DNA for the initiation of recombination or recombinational repair.), with amino-acid sequence MLHIGKISLVQFKNYTRQDFRFDQRVVGITGRNGSGKTNLLDAIYYLCFTRSYFTSNESQNTQYQTNGFRLEGYFDKQGQPAKIVCTVKDGKKEVSLNDEKYDRFSRHIGQFPAVIIAPDDAEIILGGSEERRKWLDTLLSQLYPDYLEHLIAYQKILVQRNTLLKNMTGAGEEHSLLDVFDEQLVHHGIPVFEQRKAFLTGFIPQVQQLYDYISGTHEVVNIRYQCTLQEEDYAIQLRAARFKDLQLQRTSTGIHRDDLLFLLNDHPMKSSASQGQRKSFLFALKLAQFEVIRQFKKFAPLLLLDDVFEKLDQERVTRLISLVAGPSYGQVFITDTHAERLQHSFEGTGQTIQLISI; translated from the coding sequence TTGCTACATATAGGTAAAATATCACTCGTACAATTTAAAAATTATACCCGGCAGGACTTCCGGTTCGACCAACGGGTGGTGGGCATCACCGGCAGAAACGGCTCCGGCAAGACCAACCTCCTCGATGCCATCTATTACCTCTGCTTCACCCGCAGCTATTTTACCAGCAATGAAAGCCAGAACACCCAGTACCAGACCAACGGCTTTCGTCTGGAAGGCTACTTCGACAAACAGGGGCAGCCAGCCAAAATCGTATGCACGGTAAAAGACGGTAAAAAAGAAGTATCGCTCAACGATGAAAAATATGACCGCTTCTCCCGCCACATCGGACAATTCCCTGCGGTGATCATCGCTCCGGACGATGCGGAAATCATCCTCGGCGGCAGCGAAGAACGCCGCAAATGGCTCGACACTCTCCTGTCCCAGCTGTATCCCGACTACCTCGAACACCTCATCGCCTACCAGAAAATACTGGTACAACGCAATACGCTCCTGAAAAACATGACCGGCGCCGGCGAAGAACACAGCCTGCTGGATGTGTTTGACGAACAACTGGTACACCATGGCATCCCCGTCTTCGAACAACGGAAAGCTTTCCTGACAGGCTTTATCCCCCAGGTGCAACAACTGTACGACTACATCTCAGGCACACACGAAGTGGTGAACATCCGCTACCAATGCACCCTCCAGGAAGAAGACTATGCTATCCAGCTGCGGGCGGCCCGCTTCAAAGACCTTCAGCTGCAACGTACTTCCACCGGCATTCACCGCGACGACCTGCTGTTCCTGCTCAACGACCATCCGATGAAAAGCAGCGCCTCACAAGGACAACGCAAAAGTTTCCTCTTTGCCCTGAAACTCGCCCAGTTCGAAGTCATCAGACAGTTCAAAAAATTTGCGCCCCTGCTCCTGCTCGACGATGTATTTGAAAAACTGGACCAGGAACGTGTTACCCGCCTCATCTCACTGGTGGCCGGCCCTTCCTACGGCCAGGTCTTCATTACGGATACGCACGCAGAACGCCTGCAGCACAGCTTCGAAGGTACAGGCCAGACAATACAGCTCATCAGCATTTAG
- a CDS encoding DUF721 domain-containing protein — protein MRHGTTSIGDALREFMNKSRLKPRLTEVRIQENWEKIMGKTIARYTQGIQLIEQKLIITTSVAPLKQELTYSKDKIIKLVNEMLGENVVKEVMIR, from the coding sequence ATGCGCCACGGAACAACCAGTATCGGAGATGCCCTCCGGGAATTTATGAACAAAAGCCGCCTTAAACCCCGTCTTACTGAAGTTCGTATTCAGGAGAACTGGGAGAAAATTATGGGCAAAACCATTGCGCGCTACACACAAGGCATCCAGCTGATTGAGCAAAAACTCATCATAACAACTTCGGTAGCACCCTTAAAACAGGAATTAACTTATTCCAAAGACAAGATCATCAAACTGGTGAATGAAATGTTGGGGGAAAATGTGGTAAAGGAAGTGATGATCCGATAG
- a CDS encoding DUF4252 domain-containing protein, translated as MKKLLLGGCLLLAGASTLVAQDKSLREFRNKYRGKADVVSVRVGSFPLRLAGFVMSFVPNDEDVKTLRPVLKSVRKLRVHTIENPRGANVSSEDVAALMEKLQTKDQFETLMEVRDKGTLVHILNKGKDDELGNVVMLIQEDNEFLMVNVQTSLKIADINRLIHQFASN; from the coding sequence ATGAAAAAATTATTGTTAGGAGGTTGCTTACTGCTGGCCGGTGCGTCCACCTTAGTGGCCCAGGACAAATCACTGCGTGAATTCCGTAACAAATACCGGGGAAAAGCCGATGTGGTGAGCGTTAGGGTTGGGAGCTTTCCGTTGCGGCTGGCGGGGTTTGTGATGTCGTTCGTGCCGAATGACGAAGATGTAAAGACGCTGAGGCCCGTTTTAAAAAGTGTCCGTAAGCTCAGGGTGCATACCATCGAAAATCCGCGGGGGGCCAATGTTAGCAGTGAAGACGTAGCAGCGCTTATGGAAAAGCTGCAAACAAAAGATCAGTTTGAAACGCTGATGGAAGTACGTGACAAAGGTACTCTGGTACACATACTGAATAAAGGAAAGGACGATGAACTGGGCAACGTGGTAATGCTGATCCAGGAAGACAATGAGTTTCTGATGGTCAACGTGCAAACAAGCCTCAAAATAGCTGATATCAACCGCCTGATCCATCAGTTTGCCTCCAACTGA
- a CDS encoding DUF4252 domain-containing protein has product MKRSLLLLVAVFASMHLFAQSSIDRFFQKYENDRNFTLVSITPKMFSMFSKLDMNDPDAKNLMRVVQKLKGLRILAKDNTKDGQRLYKEAAVFLTGDFEELMTVRDKDSDLKFMVKENSRGNINELIMLVGGTNDFLAMSLVGDIDLNEISQIANSVNIQGMDKLKNLKKK; this is encoded by the coding sequence ATGAAACGTTCACTTTTATTGCTGGTAGCGGTTTTTGCCAGTATGCACCTCTTCGCGCAGAGTAGCATAGACCGCTTTTTCCAGAAGTACGAAAACGACCGGAATTTTACCCTGGTCAGTATCACGCCCAAAATGTTCTCCATGTTTTCCAAACTGGACATGAACGATCCCGATGCCAAAAACCTGATGAGGGTGGTACAGAAACTAAAAGGATTGCGCATTCTCGCTAAAGACAACACGAAGGACGGACAACGGCTGTACAAGGAAGCAGCTGTGTTCCTGACCGGCGACTTTGAGGAGCTGATGACCGTAAGGGACAAAGACAGCGATCTGAAGTTTATGGTAAAGGAAAACAGCCGGGGAAACATTAACGAGCTGATTATGCTCGTAGGCGGTACCAATGACTTTTTGGCCATGAGCCTGGTGGGAGACATTGATCTGAATGAAATATCACAGATCGCAAACTCTGTCAACATCCAGGGTATGGACAAACTCAAAAACCTTAAAAAGAAATAA
- a CDS encoding RNA polymerase sigma factor: MSLDLFLNQVVPVRQKLFRFAYRLLGNEEDAQDITQDALMKVWSQQEKMPELQNMEAWCMRITRNLALDKIKSRKYRIADELDRAGEVPSAQHSPHTMAEKNDVMVKVRRIIHELPEKYRTIIQLRDMDGYSYQEIADILELDMNDVKVNLHRARKAVREKLQNIQVYGL, translated from the coding sequence ATGTCATTGGACTTATTTCTTAACCAGGTCGTTCCCGTCAGGCAAAAGCTTTTCCGCTTTGCATACCGCCTGCTGGGCAACGAAGAGGACGCGCAGGATATTACACAGGATGCTCTGATGAAGGTATGGAGCCAGCAGGAGAAGATGCCGGAGCTACAGAATATGGAAGCCTGGTGTATGCGCATCACGCGCAACCTGGCGCTGGACAAAATCAAATCAAGGAAATACCGTATTGCTGATGAACTGGACAGGGCAGGGGAAGTACCATCGGCCCAGCACAGCCCCCATACCATGGCAGAGAAAAATGACGTCATGGTAAAAGTAAGACGGATCATCCACGAGTTACCGGAGAAATACCGGACCATCATTCAGTTAAGGGACATGGACGGCTATTCCTATCAGGAAATCGCTGACATACTGGAACTGGACATGAACGACGTAAAAGTCAACCTGCACCGGGCACGCAAGGCGGTGCGGGAGAAACTTCAAAACATACAGGTATATGGATTATAA
- a CDS encoding ABC transporter permease — MLRFLLRKTGYGLLVLLGVVVVVFFLFNVLPGDPARLTLGQRADVSSLENVRKELHLDQPVGVQFLLYLNDLSPVGVHPLAEATENLHYVTLAHLSGEKILVLKTPYLRRSYQGKKPVWEILIEALPGTLLLATAAMLFATVAGIGLGVLSAVKQNTWMDTSAVFASVIGISAPSFFAGIVLAYLLGFVLSGYTGLHMTGSLFDIDPFRGRVLNLRNLILPALTLGIRPLAIIVQLTRSAMLDVLHQDYIRTAYAKGLSRRVVIWHHALRNALNPVITAITGWFAELLAGAFFVEYIFGWKGIGKVTVDALDKFDFPVVMGAILFTAGIFVLVNILADMLYSVVDPRIKL; from the coding sequence ATGTTACGCTTTCTTCTCCGGAAAACAGGATATGGGTTGCTGGTACTGCTGGGCGTGGTGGTAGTGGTGTTTTTCCTGTTCAATGTATTACCCGGCGATCCGGCCCGGCTGACGCTCGGTCAGCGGGCAGATGTGTCTTCTCTTGAAAACGTCCGTAAAGAACTGCACCTCGACCAGCCGGTAGGGGTGCAGTTCCTGCTTTATCTTAATGATCTGTCGCCCGTAGGCGTGCATCCACTGGCGGAAGCAACGGAAAACCTGCATTACGTGACCCTCGCCCACCTGTCAGGCGAAAAGATACTGGTGCTTAAAACACCTTATCTGCGCCGTTCCTATCAGGGCAAGAAGCCGGTATGGGAAATCCTGATAGAAGCGCTGCCGGGCACATTATTGCTCGCCACTGCGGCCATGCTTTTCGCCACGGTGGCCGGTATAGGGCTGGGCGTGTTGTCCGCTGTCAAACAAAACACCTGGATGGACACCAGCGCGGTGTTTGCCAGTGTGATTGGTATTTCGGCGCCTTCCTTTTTTGCCGGTATCGTACTGGCGTACCTGTTAGGATTTGTGCTCAGCGGTTATACCGGCCTGCATATGACCGGCAGCCTGTTCGATATAGATCCTTTCCGGGGCAGGGTGCTGAACCTGCGCAACCTGATACTGCCCGCGCTTACCCTGGGCATTCGTCCGCTGGCTATTATCGTGCAGCTCACCCGCAGCGCCATGCTAGATGTGCTGCATCAGGACTACATCCGCACGGCCTATGCTAAAGGGCTGTCCCGCAGGGTAGTGATCTGGCACCATGCGCTGCGTAATGCGCTCAACCCGGTGATCACCGCCATCACAGGCTGGTTTGCTGAACTGCTGGCGGGCGCTTTTTTTGTGGAGTACATCTTTGGCTGGAAAGGGATCGGCAAGGTGACGGTAGATGCGCTCGACAAATTTGATTTCCCGGTGGTCATGGGCGCTATCCTGTTTACCGCAGGCATCTTTGTGCTGGTCAATATTCTGGCAGATATGTTGTATTCGGTAGTAGACCCGCGTATTAAACTATAA
- a CDS encoding BT_3928 family protein has protein sequence MKVVLNLLRIIVGVLFIFSGLIKANDPLGLSYKMEEFFEVLHLTFLSPYSLAFSVIMNAFEIIAGVAVLVGYRMRVFSVLLLLLILFFTFLTGYALFSGTIRECGCFGDCIKLTAEQTFWKDVALLVMILVIYIYRKSVQPLFKGAGLVLLLSAIASFGVQWYTLRHLPFIDCLPYKVGNNISEKMKLPPGATPDVYEMIFIYEKNGEKKEFTADNYPWSDSTWKFVDRKDKLIKKGNAEPAIKDFILTDADGVNQTQAILNEDKTVFLFLVQNVEKAGEGWDNKMKALQQKWKNQEILIYGVSASTKEQIAAFKQQHGLEFPFVQMDGVAIKTAGRANPCLIELKKGTIVSKWHYNDIP, from the coding sequence ATGAAAGTTGTCCTGAACCTATTGCGGATTATTGTAGGAGTGCTGTTTATTTTTTCAGGCCTGATCAAAGCCAACGATCCATTAGGCCTTAGTTATAAGATGGAAGAGTTCTTTGAGGTGCTGCACCTTACTTTTCTGTCGCCCTATTCCCTTGCCTTCTCAGTGATCATGAACGCTTTCGAGATCATTGCCGGCGTGGCGGTACTGGTAGGATACCGTATGCGTGTCTTCTCTGTGCTGCTGTTGCTGCTGATCCTGTTCTTTACCTTCCTTACCGGTTATGCGCTCTTCAGTGGCACCATCCGCGAATGCGGCTGTTTCGGCGATTGTATCAAACTCACTGCTGAACAGACTTTCTGGAAAGATGTGGCCCTGCTGGTGATGATACTGGTGATTTACATTTACCGCAAAAGCGTACAGCCGTTGTTTAAAGGAGCGGGACTGGTGCTGTTGTTGTCGGCGATTGCTTCGTTTGGCGTGCAATGGTACACCCTTCGCCATCTGCCGTTTATAGACTGCCTGCCCTATAAAGTGGGCAATAACATCTCAGAGAAGATGAAACTTCCTCCCGGCGCCACTCCCGATGTGTACGAGATGATCTTCATCTATGAGAAAAACGGTGAGAAAAAAGAATTCACGGCCGACAACTATCCCTGGTCAGACAGTACCTGGAAATTTGTGGACCGCAAAGATAAACTGATCAAGAAAGGCAATGCTGAACCGGCCATCAAAGACTTCATCCTCACAGATGCGGATGGCGTTAATCAAACCCAGGCCATCCTCAATGAAGACAAAACCGTGTTTCTGTTCCTCGTACAGAACGTGGAGAAAGCCGGAGAAGGCTGGGACAACAAAATGAAAGCCCTGCAGCAGAAGTGGAAGAACCAGGAAATACTGATCTATGGCGTGTCAGCATCTACCAAAGAACAGATTGCTGCTTTTAAACAGCAGCATGGGCTGGAGTTTCCTTTCGTGCAGATGGACGGCGTGGCTATCAAAACAGCTGGCAGGGCCAATCCATGCCTGATCGAACTGAAAAAAGGCACCATTGTAAGTAAATGGCATTATAACGATATTCCGTAA
- a CDS encoding DUF1599 domain-containing protein, translating into MNTLAQYDAAVAGCKDIFIKKTKDYGTSWRVLRPISVVDQIFIKAQRIRNLQEIGVQKVEDNIEGEFKGIVNYGVIGLIQMEQNGNPYTDLPVEEVEQLYSKYIQQVKAVMEDKNHDYGEAWRDMSQESFVDLILTKLLRIKQILRNQGKTLISEGIDANYTDIINYALFALIKISEDSPERS; encoded by the coding sequence ATGAATACATTAGCACAATACGATGCCGCGGTGGCGGGCTGCAAAGACATTTTTATCAAAAAAACCAAAGATTATGGCACCTCCTGGAGGGTATTACGTCCCATTTCAGTGGTAGACCAGATCTTTATCAAAGCGCAGCGTATCCGCAACCTGCAGGAGATAGGCGTACAGAAAGTGGAAGACAACATCGAAGGTGAATTCAAAGGGATCGTCAACTACGGTGTGATCGGGCTTATTCAAATGGAACAAAACGGCAACCCCTATACGGACTTGCCCGTGGAAGAAGTGGAACAGCTCTATAGCAAATACATTCAACAGGTAAAGGCCGTAATGGAAGATAAAAACCACGACTATGGCGAAGCGTGGAGGGACATGAGCCAGGAGTCCTTCGTGGACCTCATTCTGACCAAACTGCTGCGTATTAAACAGATTCTCCGTAACCAGGGTAAAACCCTGATCTCGGAAGGTATCGATGCCAACTATACAGACATCATCAACTATGCATTGTTTGCACTGATCAAGATCAGTGAGGATAGCCCTGAACGTTCATAG
- the folP gene encoding dihydropteroate synthase, producing MRPHHINTLQEPSINCRGQLLSLARPVVMGIINVTDDSFYEGSRMHGLHQVVEKAGQHLQEGAAILDLGAQSTRPGATMLGPEEELNRLLPAIHAILNHYPQAIISIDTWYAAVAEKTVHAGAAIINDISAGDLDKDMIPLAGRLQVPYIAMHMQGEPATMQHKPQYENVVREVLDYMARKLAQCRAAGIRDFIADPGFGFGKTLEHNYALMKDLSLFHQILGVPVLTGISRKSMIYKLLDITPAEALNGTTVLNTIALLHGTHLLRVHDVKAAVEAVRITEKMKGN from the coding sequence ATGCGACCACACCATATCAATACCTTACAGGAACCGTCCATCAATTGTCGGGGGCAGCTGTTATCGCTGGCCAGGCCGGTAGTGATGGGCATTATCAACGTTACAGACGATTCCTTTTATGAAGGCAGCCGGATGCATGGGCTGCACCAGGTAGTGGAGAAAGCCGGGCAACACCTGCAGGAAGGCGCTGCCATACTGGACCTGGGCGCACAAAGCACCCGTCCGGGCGCCACCATGCTGGGACCGGAAGAAGAACTCAACAGGCTCCTGCCGGCCATTCATGCTATTCTGAACCACTACCCCCAGGCCATTATTTCGATCGACACCTGGTATGCCGCCGTCGCGGAAAAGACGGTCCACGCCGGCGCCGCCATCATCAATGACATCAGCGCCGGTGACCTGGACAAGGACATGATCCCTTTGGCAGGCCGCCTGCAGGTGCCTTACATTGCGATGCATATGCAGGGCGAGCCTGCCACGATGCAACATAAACCGCAATATGAAAACGTGGTGCGCGAGGTACTGGACTATATGGCCCGCAAGCTGGCGCAATGCCGTGCCGCAGGCATCCGCGATTTTATCGCAGATCCGGGGTTTGGTTTCGGGAAAACGCTGGAACATAACTACGCCCTGATGAAGGACCTCTCCCTTTTCCATCAGATACTGGGGGTGCCGGTACTGACGGGCATCTCCCGCAAATCCATGATTTATAAACTGCTGGACATCACACCAGCGGAAGCCCTCAACGGCACCACCGTGCTCAATACCATTGCGCTGTTGCATGGCACCCATCTGCTGCGGGTACATGACGTTAAAGCAGCCGTAGAAGCAGTCAGGATCACAGAGAAAATGAAAGGCAATTAA